CTGGCCGGTGAGCACGCCCCCTCGAAATGCCAGGCCGTCCCCGGCGGAGAGCGGTTGGGCGCGCCGCCGGGTTCCCCAGATGCGGTGCCCGCGCTCTTCCACCCACGCTTGGCCAGCCCCACCATCGAAGCCCAGCTCCGTCACCTCGGTGGCGAAGCGCCCCGTGATCCAGGCTGCGACGCCGAGGCCCACCGGCACGAGCCACGCCGAGTGCCAGCGCGGCTCGCTCATCCACGTCCAGGCCAGCGCGATGAGCACGGGCGCGACCGCCAGGACGCTGGCCAGCACGCGCCGACCGACGTCCCCGAGCCCGGGCGCGGGCGCGCGCAGCACCAGCCGCCTGCGGTCGGGATCATCCTCGTGGACGTGGAGCATGCGCGGCCACCACTCTCCGTGAAGGGTGGTGGCCGTGGCAAGCACGCTCTCGCGCGGGACGCGCCTCAGTCGGGGTCGGAGACCGTGGCCGCCGCGAGGTCCACGGCGGTCTGAGCCAGCAAGCGCCCGTTGATGGACGCGCCGGTCTGCAGGCTGACCGACGTCTGGCACAGCACGATGCCCTCCATGTGCGAGGTGGTTCCGAACGTGGCGTTGCCCGCCACTTGCCAGAAGATGTTGCTCGGCTGGACGTTGCCCGCGAGCACGATGCTGACGCCGTTCGCGATGGTGAGGTTCTGCGCAATCTGGAAGATGAACACGTCGGTGGCGCTGCCCGTGAGGGTCACGTCGCTCGTCAGCAGCAGCCCGGTGCCCCACGCGTAGACACCGGCGTCGAGGGTCATCCCGCTGATGTCCCCCATGCCCAGCTCGGTCACGTCGGGTGCGCGGCTGGCGGCGTCCGTGTAGGCCAGCTGCATGTCGGCCACGGCCGTGGTCAGGTTCGAAGGCGTGGGCTGCGCGTAGTCCGCCGCGTAGACGCGGCCGATCACCTGGGTGGAGGTGGCGTAGACATTGGATGAGTGCGCCATCAGGGCGAACTCCGTGATGTACGTGGCGGCGGCCGGGCTCACGGCGATGTCGCCCGTGATGACCGAGGCGGGCACCGTGGAGATGCCGGTCTTCGACAGCACCACGAAGTCGCCCGCGGTGCGCAGGTTCACCGCCATGGGCGCGGCCAGGGTGTCGCCGGTGGTGAAGGACCACGTGACGGCCTCTTCGAGGGGAACGCCAGCGGCGCTCGTGATCCCGGTGCTCAGCGTGACGGTGAACGTGGTGTCGGCCGCCAGGTGAGCGGCGGGCCAGAAGACCACGGTGTCATCGGCGTAGAGCACCGTGCCCGGGACGAGCACGGTCCCGTTGTTGCTGGTCACGGTGAACGTGGCGTCGTTCAAGGTGTCGGGATCCATCGCCACATTGAACGAAGCGCGCACGCTCCCGTTGATGGGCGCGTCTATGGAGCCATCTCCAGGAGACTGGTTTGTGGCCGTTGGAGTCGTGTTTGGGTTGCCGGTGTCTTCGCCACATCCGGCCACAATCATGAGTGCAACTGTAACGAATAGGCGTGCCCGAAAGGCCGCGTGTACGGGAGTGTTAGTCATAAGGGGGGAGATGTTATGCGATCGCCGTGCCAACCAAACCATCCTCAAAACGAACGCATTCGCGCTGAAAGAGAGGCGGTGATGACCGACGCACGTCAAAACGATGGGCTCTCTCCATCAATGTGAATGACCGCCGTAGCTCCTGGCGAAGCTATGCGAAGTGGTTATTGTCATGCCTTCGTTTTCACAGACGTGTGTCTATAGAAGAGAAGAGAAGCCATGACTGATATCAAGAAGCAGGTGAGCACTGGGATCGAGACCGCCAAGGACGGCATGACGGACGCCGCCAAGAAGATGGGTGAGGCCGCCAACGACGGTAAGGAGGTCATCAAGACCGCCTACGGCGACGCGAAGGACGTCGCCGCGAGCGCGAGCGGCAGCCTCAAGAGCGGGGCGTCAGCGGCGGTGGACTCGGCCAAGCAGGCCGCTCAGCAGGTGAGTGACGCGGCCAAGCATGCCGCCCAGGACGTGGGCGACGTAGCCAAGCATGCCGCCCAGGACGTGGGGGACGCCGTCAAGCACGCGGCCAACGTCGCGGGCGACGCCGCCACCCGCTCCGCCAAGGGCGAAAAGGCCGACAAGAAGTCCAAGAAGGACAAGAAGTCGGGCGGGCGCTCTTCGCACTGAGCCAGCCCGGGTCTCCGTGCACAGGCGCTACGGCTGACTGCGCAGCGTGCTCATGTCGATGACGAAGCGGTACTTCACGTCGCTCTTCAGCATGCGCTCGTAGGCGTCGTTGATGCCGTGCATGGGGATGGTCTCGATGTCGGACACGATGCCGTGCGCCGCGCAGAAGTCGAGCATCTCCTGCGTCTCGGCGATGCCGCCGATCAGCGACCCCGCCAGGCGGCGGCGCTTGAAGATCAGGTTGAACGCGCCGGGCGGGGCGTGCGGGGTGGGGGGCGCCCCCACCAG
This sequence is a window from Sandaracinaceae bacterium. Protein-coding genes within it:
- a CDS encoding DUF3494 domain-containing protein — encoded protein: MIVAGCGEDTGNPNTTPTATNQSPGDGSIDAPINGSVRASFNVAMDPDTLNDATFTVTSNNGTVLVPGTVLYADDTVVFWPAAHLAADTTFTVTLSTGITSAAGVPLEEAVTWSFTTGDTLAAPMAVNLRTAGDFVVLSKTGISTVPASVITGDIAVSPAAATYITEFALMAHSSNVYATSTQVIGRVYAADYAQPTPSNLTTAVADMQLAYTDAASRAPDVTELGMGDISGMTLDAGVYAWGTGLLLTSDVTLTGSATDVFIFQIAQNLTIANGVSIVLAGNVQPSNIFWQVAGNATFGTTSHMEGIVLCQTSVSLQTGASINGRLLAQTAVDLAAATVSDPD